One Harpia harpyja isolate bHarHar1 chromosome 11, bHarHar1 primary haplotype, whole genome shotgun sequence genomic window, cgagccggcgccccctccccgcccgccccgcccgccgcggcagCCGCTCTGCGGAGCGCGATCAATGAACGAGCGCCAGCGCCAGCTCCACGTGGGGCCTGGCCCGTGCGGGCAATCGCCCCGGCCGCCAGCCAATGAGAACGCGGCGGGAGCGGCCCGCCCCCACGTGGGGCGCGCGGAGCTGCCTTCCCATTGGCCAGCCGGGCCGGCCGCCGCGGAAGGTGTCAATCTGGGGAAGGCCGAGCAGCCAAAGAAGAGGCGGCGCGGGCGGGGGAGCGGCGATTAACCCGTGCGGTGCCGggcgggcccggggggggggggggcaccgagAGGGCGGCCACGGCGGGGGCTGCCCCCAGGCCGCCCCCCGCGGGACCGGCCCCGCTGCCGGTGCGCGGGTCCCCTGGCCGGCGGGGCAcggccccttcccagccctgcggcggggacctccccccccccccccccccggcaccgcaGCTTCGCCCGCAGAACGGAGCGGCGGGGTTTGCACCCAAGGCCCTGcgccccccgccccttcccgctCAGGCAGCGCTctggttttggggctttttttctaaTACACACTAAACACAAGAAGTCGTTGCCCGCcccccactcttttttttttttttttaatcaagaaaagacaagacacGAAACCAGGAATCctcccccggggctgccggtCTCGCTCACCGAGAATTCCCTGCGGCATGTGATGGCGGGGAGCGGCAGCATCCCTCTCCCCCGAGAGCTCAGGGCGCTGGCCCGGGAAGGGCTCCTGGGTtcggccctctcctccggccccGGGACCCCCGTTCCCCCTCAGGGACCCCCACGCATCCCCCGCCCGCCAGCAAAGGGCCGGCGTCCGCCTGGCCCAGAGGAGGGTCTGCCAGCACCCaccccggcccccgctccccgccatcgcccgccccggcagccccgcgggaCGCTGGTCCGGGAGGCCCGTCACCCTTGGGAAAACTCGAGCACGGGCGGATACTTGAGCTGGGGAAAGGGACCCCCACGTTGCCAGCCCACTCGCCCTACACCAGCCCCAGTGCCCCCCGCCCAGTGCtgcccaccctcctccccagagccccccgTGCTTCCAGCCGGCAGGCTGTGGCCCGTACAACCCACTGTTTTTTTCTCGTGGGTTTTCTGGTGGTTTTCTCCTTTCAGTGACATCGTTTGTTGTTCGAcattttctgctgcctgcaggtcaATCCGGGCTTACACagagcaggaaataaaacatttgaagagcagcagctgtgagGGGTCGGCCTCTCCTCCTGTTTAACCTTAATCCACGAACAGGCCCAGCCCCTTTCCTCCCCACCAGAGCTCCATCCTCTTGGCCCCGTCGCCCTTCGGGAAGGCAGCAATGCCATCGGCCCGTGGGACAGACCCATCCTGACACCAGAGCACGCAGCCACAGGCTTTCCAGGATGATCAAAGTGACTCCTctgagcagaaagcaaagcaaacccagacACTTCCCCAGCCCCTTTTCCTTTGCCCAGATGGTGTTTTTCCAGAGAGACATCAGCCCTGGACATCCTGCAGAGTTAAAATTTGCTGTTGAATGCACCCCTTAAATTACCTGAGTGTGGCATCTGCACAGCCTTCCTGCGCCCAAGGGCGACCGCGTTTAAGGGCTCATGTCTGCAGATTGCCtagagcagggacagcacaaggCTCTGCCTTtgcaacaggaggggaaaaatccaaCAGAAAGCAAATTATCCCAAAATGTATACACAGAGAcagccacacacacaaacacacgcatGCACAAGTCAGGAAACAAACAGGGTGATGGGGAGGAGAAGCAACAACCAAAACGTTCAAGTTTCATCTGATTTTcatgtttggtttattttgcagccattttgcatctctgggacaccCCTGTGATCCCAGACCCCCCCTCCGGCtgagatggggctggggaggtgggttTGAACTTGGCTTTGCCTCTGCTCTCCATCACCATCACACCAGAGCGTGTGGCCGCTCACGCTGGTTCCTAACGCACTGCTGGCAGGGTACACAGCGGGGGAACCAGAGCTGTCCTCAGGGATGACAACTCGCCTCCAGACCCTGgtagaacaataataataacCTCAACAAAACCACTGAAAGAGAGCATGACTGCACAAAGGCCACCCTGCATGTGCCCAGAGGGCTCAGGAGTCCCAGAGCGATGGGCTATGCTGTCCCTCAGGCTGTGAGCAGGGTTTTCCAGCCATGAGCCAGGTCCTACTGGCTTTACAGAGCTGGGGACCACCCCCAGTCCCCCCTGGGAAGCCCAGCCCATTTCACCCCATCTGTCCTCCAGCAGTCCCAGCATTTTCTGAGAGCAGTTGTGGTCTCAGATGGGAGATCTCCCACTACCCAGCTCTGCCAAGGGGAGCCAGGGAGggagacatacacacacacacacacacacacacccccgttCTCTGGAGCTGGAAAGGGCTGGGCATGCCCCTGCCCTTGCTGCACCCACTATTGGCCCCACACCAGCGACCTGTGGGGTTTGTGCTctgtggatgggggggggggggggctggggctggggctggggctggggagggagagcggCAGAAGAGCGGTCTCCCAGCccttattatattttaaaatgtaataacaGCACCATGTCTATTTTCGTAGACAGAACAGATCATTTCTGGAAAAGGGCCATAAATCTCAAAGGGAGGGGAAATAATTTGGCCAAGGTCATGTTAAGGCAGCAAGAgtgtaaaagggaaaaatattaaaataacaaaaaaaaagtagttgagAGATGGACCGACACACCATCTCTGCCCCAagtcccctccccagcctgggaaccccgtcccctctgccctgccactTCCCAGCTTCACCCCATGGGGCTGAGGGGGCTGAGAAGGGCATGAGGGGCTGGCTGGCCaaaggagcagaagagaagagagaccCCAACGAGCAGCCCCCAGCAGGACCCCGGTGCCCTCGCTCTCAGGCAGCCCCTTTTTCAGCCCTCTCGAGTCCCTCTCCCCTGGCTACAGCAGACcccacatgctgtgccatgcTCAGGGACCCCTCAGGTGTGCCAGGGTGTGGGACTGGGGACAGGCTTGTGCCCCTGTGTGCTGGGGGGATGATGTGCTCAAGGCGGCACTGAGCTGTCACAGGGGGAACTGGGGTCCCCCCTGGCTGCACCATTCCCCAAGGCAAGGGCATGATGGTGGCAGAGTTGGGCTAACGCCATTGCAGCACTGGTGAGGAAGGCAATGAAGCTGCCAGCAGATCCCCCTGCCCTGCCGCTGCGGtgtctcttctcctctcttgctCCCAGCTGGGCAGCGGCAGCCCCTCTAGTCTGGCCTGGGTGCGGGTGCCAGGGTTCTGACAGCACTATCCATCACTGCTGGCTGCCCGTGCCGTTCATCctgggcagaggcagagcagtCAGGGCAGGGCCAGACCTGCTCGTGCCGTGTGGGTCAGTTCTTGTCCAGCAGCCAGCTCTCATGCAGCAGCTCCGAGAGGCAGACATATGCTGGCAGCAGGGTGATCCCTGCCATAATGGAGAGGGACCTGCAGCCTCCAGTGGCCTCGCAGTGCAGCTCCGGTTTGGTGGGAACATCATGGTGGGAGTGGGAAAGGAAAGGACCCCAGGAATACGCACCTCATCCCCTGTCGCACGGCTCAGGCCTTCCCCTGAGCAAGAGCCAGGGCGGGTGGGGAAAGGCCAGCCATCCCGCGGCAGGGCTGGCGCTCGGCAGCCCTGCGCTTCCACAGAGCACGTCCCTGGCAGCGCCGCATCTCCACACGGCTCCTGGCAAGCAGTGGAAAACAAACTGCTGCTCGTACCCTCTGGCTGCTTCTCCAGGCTTGGCTGCCAGCTCCTCCATGCCAGAGCGGCTCTAGCGGGGCCGGGGTTATGGGGTGGGGAGGGCTCCCGGCAGTGCCTGCTGCCCCAGCCGCTTGCTCTGGCGAGGGGCATCCCCAGCCAGCTCCAACCCCTGTGCCAGGGCCAAGAGCAGGGTGACCCTGCATGCTCCAGCAGGACAGGGCACCGGCTTGGGACAGGCTCTTGCCTGGGTGCTCTAGTGAGAAAGAGGCATCATTTACCAGCCTCCCATGGGAGGGCTTTCCCCTCCTGTTTCCTCCTTCTTTTGCTATTTAATTCCTTCTCTAGCCCCCTCCTTCCCTTACTCAGTGAGATCAAAGGAGTCTTTGTGGCACCGGGCACATTTCATAGGAATTGTCGATTAAAGGGTGTAGGGGGAGGTGGCACTGACGGGAtcagaggagaaggggaaggagaaggggaaggaggggaaggggaaggaggagaagaaggagcaggggaaggagaaggaggagaaggagaaggaggaggaggagaaggaaaaggaggaggaggattcgAGGCTGCAGCGAGCACCCGGCCTCCGCGCAGGGTGCCGGCaggacgggccgggccgggcagggcgcgGAGGGCGCGGGGGGACACCGGGGCGGGGACGGCGGCCCTGCGGTGCTGCCGGGGGCTCCCCCGGCCGCGCCCCCCGGGGGGCCGACAGCCCCGGGCCTCCCCagccccgcgccggggccgcgcCAGCGGAGAGCCCGCGAGAGGAGCGGGCTCCGCGGGCACCGGCGGCTCCGGGGCTCAGCGGCGGCCGGGGCTGCGGaagggccggggctgccggggcggccccgcACGTCCCGGCCCCGCTCCAGCGGCTCCGCCGGGCTCTTGCTGCCCTctgccgccggccgccgcgccccggcgccGAGCACGGCCGCGGCCGCCGCACCCCGCCgttcccagccggcgcccgctcCGCGGAGCCGCGTCCGGCAGCCCGGGCCCGGGACAGGGGCGTGGGGTAGGACGGGGCGCCggctgcccggcggcggggcgggacggtGCCTGCTCCCGGCCGGCCGGGGCTCCCGGGGGAACGCAAGGGCTGGTGCCAGGGGCAGGGGCCGCCCGGGGAGCCCGGGCCGGGCACCCGCCCTTCGCTCGCAACCGCTCTGggtcccccgcagccccccgaggGCCATGCTAGGCAGCACCGCCACCTCCCGGGGCCGCGGCCTGGGGGTCCTGGCCCGGACGCCCCGGCTTTGCCCTCGCCACGCGGAGGAGAAGAGGCCCACGCGGcgtggcagccccccccccctccccgcgccgcttCCCGGGGGCTGCGCTcgggcggggggggctgcacaCCGACATCCCCTCCGAAGGTGCGACCTGCTGCGCCCGCAGGCatcgtcccccccctcccccccagcacgGTCCCTGAGCAGGGGCCACCTCGCCCCCCCAGCCGCAGGCTCATCTGGTGGCAGCCTCCCCCCCGTGGCCGCTGGCCAGGGAAGGGGATGTTTAGGGGATGAGTAACATCCTTCCTGGCAAGGCCTCTGCCCGCTCCTGGAAGCGTGCTGCGGGCACCGGGAAGCTCAGCCCCTTGGCCTGCCTCTTGCCCCAATCAGCTGGGGAAAGAAGCCAAGAGCAAGAGGCGACCTGGGGACGGGGCCAGGGCAAACGAACCCAGACGAAGCCCGCTGAATCGGCAGGAGGAGTCCCAGgtgccagggagaggagagggaggatgcTGCGTGGCAAGGCAGGAGGCAGCCAGGAGGCACAGGTTGGGGGAGGCAGCCCAGGGCCCCCTCCGGAGCGGGGCTGGAAGCCAGAACCTGGCTGAGCGCTGCCAGAAGCAGCTTATTTTGGAAAAGAGGCGTCTTGGCTGAGCGCTTGGTGCGTGGAGCTGCTGACGCTGGGGAACAGGACGGCTCTCAGAGAGCAGATCCCAGCCATGCCTTGCGGGCCAACGCTGCTTGGCTTCAGCGTGCCGCTGAATCTGCCACAGCACAAACAGGACTGGATCCCTAACTCCTGAGTCACCCACTGCAAAGGGGTTTGGACACCCCAGCCACAAGCCGGCACAATGCCCAGGGCCAAAACTCGCCCTGAATGCAAAAGGAGCTGCCTGGGATCCACCAAGCAGGATGCACAGAGCTCTTGCCAGCTCTGACCCATGGGGCTTGGTACAACCTCAAGCCTTGAATGGGGAAAGTGAGGCACACACAAGCTGGTGGGGGGCACTTTACCCCACCACTAgaccctgctctccctccctcagcTCCCAAGAGCAGTACCAGCCCCACTAtgccagcagcaaagcaagccTGGCCCAGACCCTCCCACTGCTCAGATCAGGGGACTCGAAGGCAGCCCCCTTGCAGGCAGTGGGGGTCTGGCCCAGAGCtggagcagtgctggcagcaggccACGGCGTTCAGCCATGACCAGGGCTAGTGATGGCGGGAGGGATTGCAAACTTTGCAACAGAAACTGGACCTGCTTCACCTTCCCCAGTGCCCTGCTGGCATCCACAGGGCCAAGGAGCTGGTAtacaggcagctccctgccagcatCCCCTGTCCTtccagagaggggctggggagcacaCATGGGGCAGGGACTGGCTGCAGCTCACAGCCCCTCACTGTGTCCAGGCACGGCGCAGGAGCTCCCTCCAACTGCAGGTGACTCATGGCTTCGCATGACATGAATTGGGTCAGGTCTCAGCCCCTTTCCCGCACAAGGGCACAGCTGTGAGCAGGCAACATCGTCCGCCTGGGGAAGGAGCAGCCGAGCTCTCCCCTGCACACCAGGCTGCCCTGCCCTTTGGAGCCACACACTAGAGCATTGTGGCCCAGCTGGTTTTTCCAGAGATGCATCCAAGGGGCGAAATCAGATCTCAAGGGAAGGGAGCAGGCACGTTCCTGGCTGTACAAAGGAGCTGTCGAGGCAATGCCAGGAActggggcagctgctgggcaCCACAGCCTGGGCAGAGGAAAACCAAGCAGACAAGCTCCCAAACCTGGGCTGTGCCTTGCTGCCCCTAACTCCAGAAGCTGCTGCTCCTTTACAGACCTTTGTATGCAAACCCTGCGGCAGAGGCACCTTGCCCTGGCACTTCCCGCCAGCTTTGTTTTACACTATCAGATCTTAAACAACCAGCCTGGAAGGCTGGGACAGGGGGAAGGACCCTGCTGGGGGACCAGGGAAGGGTTTGTGGGAGGAAAGCtctcaaaggaaaacagaaaagcagcatgtgGCAAGGGAGTTCCCTCCGCACAGGGAAGGTATTTTTGGTCAGGGCTTGTCTAGACTGGAGTAACCCACACTGCGTAAGCACATCAACACCACGCAAGCCTGGGGCATGCGGGGGCCTGCTGTTCTCGGCCAGGACAGATCAGGCTGCACTGACCGAGGGTGAGCAAGAGGCTCTGGAGGCAGAGCTGATGCCAGCACTGGGGTGACCCCGGGTGCTCCTGGGCCCTGTCCCGCAGGTCTTGGTACCCTGCAGAGCCTGGGATGTGCCTGGGTAGAGGGAGCTTACAGCACCCAGGACTCTGGGAGTCCAGCCGGGGTTCCCTGTGCCACGTCAGCAGCTCTGCCCACCTCTGGCAAGCTGCAGGCAGGACCGAAGTGGCCCTGAgcactgcaggcagagctgggataCCCCCATCTTGACCCGGACCCCAGAACTGGGCAGGGCTGTTGCTGACACCATGGGTGACATGGAAGAGCAGACACAGCCCTGGCTGACCCTTGAGCCTGGTCCAGCCTGGCCCTGCCAGGGtgctgcctcccagtgcccccccatcACTCCCCAGCAGGGCAGAAGGCCCTGTGCCCCCTGCCAGCTCCCCAACCCCGGGGCCActgcctgtccctgctgcagcctttccCGCAGGAGGGATGCAGGGTGGCTGTGCCAGGGCTCCCTCACCGCCCTGCCTTCCCTCGGCTCTGGCTGCCGGAGCAggcaggggagctgcaggcacAAAACGTCACTTTTTCCGAGAGCTTCTCCCCGCCTTCCCTTCCCCCTCGCAGAGGCCGGCTGTGGTGCCGGGGAGCTCGGGAGGCTACCGGGGTCAGGGTGAAGGCAGCACCAGGACAGGACCCAGCTGGGACCCTGCGCTGGTCACAGCTCTTCACGCCTCTCCAAGGCAGTATTTCCTAGGCAGTGTGGGCGAGGAGCACCTGGCCAGCCCCATCTTTGCTGGGGCTCCCTCCCATGGGAGGGGGCTGCTCCCATCGGCCCCTCACTGTCCCATCAGCCCTGTTCGAGACCAGCTTTCCCAGCACAACTGGGAGAGGGGCTCAGCAGCCCTGACAACAAGCAAACCTCCCTACTAGTGAGGGGCTTCAGACCTCTTTCCCTTGGAAAAGGAAACCCTAAACACTTAAGCCCATGGACTCCAAGGCCAGGAGCATCCATGGAGTAAGAGAACAGGCCTGACACATTCTTTAACGATGatctaatttaaaaaacacatttttataaaaacacatcATAATGAAAATGCATGTAGTTTAAAAAGAGGCCCACAGCGCTCCAGTGTCGGAGGCAGCTGTGTGTCGGTGATGGGACTGCTCCATGGCCCACTCCCCACCATCCCAGGGCATTCAGAGTCCTGTGTCCGGCTCCACCTcccctttattttcctttaccaCAGAaagcttctccccttccccctacCCCCCCGCACCCCCTAAAGCAtcagctgaagctgcagaggaGACAAAGGCTCAAGCAGCCCCCTCGCCCCAAGCTAGGTGCGAAGCAGGCAGGGTGCAAGAAGCCCTCGCTTCCAGCACTGCAGCATCAGGCACCACTGGAGAAAAGCCTGCCCATGTACCCTTTGCTCACACCCGCCGCTGGTGGCCAAGACTGCTTTTAAAGGTAATCAGGGAACAGAGAAGAGCTCTGGATTGCTTTGATCCTTTCCAAAAAAGTATTGTTAGCCCAGCAGCTGTCCTCCTCCCCCTGTGCTTGTGAGGATTTGTACTCGTAAGGCTGGATAATTTGACAGGGATAACACACACTCAGCACAGGCAACCTCAGACTTCCTGACGAGTTTGCTCTTGGCTTGGTGTGGTTTGCCAGCCCAATAAATCCACTCCCACGTGccacccttccctccctcccttcacaCGGAGGGCTGGGACGGCAGCCTTGGAGCGTGACTCAGACGCACAGGGGATCGAGGACCTCCCCTTCCCACGGGCAGGGTGCTGGGATCGCCAGGCATGGGCAAGCACAGAGGCACCGCAGGCACGGGGAGCCGGGAGCCGCAGCGCTGCGGGAGCAGGCATGGACAGGGCCATCCTACAGGTACCTGCAGCAGTGAGAGGCACTGGAGCCGTGGAGCCAATGGTTAATACAGAGCCAGCGTCCCCGTCCCCCGCGCCAGGAGCAGTGTGGAGCACAGCGAGGGGCAGGTGTGCAGTCCGGCACGCGTGGCCAGCGCACAGCTCACGGGGCGCCCCGGTAGCTGTAGTGATTGCGATCGGGGTCGCTCATGGTGAGCGGCAGGCTGGGCTTGCGCTCCGGGTCTTTCTCGTCGCACTGCCGCGGGGGACGGTGCTTGAAGAAGTCAGAGACGTAGCGGACCTGGAAAAGACCGATGAGAAGAAGGGTTTGAGGACCCCTCTGACCCCTCCGgcaggctgagctgcagccagCGGTAAACCGGCAGAGCATCAGGTCGGGCAGGGGACACTCACGATGAGGACGGCAATGAGAGCCCCTtggagcagccctgccagcacatcgCTCCAGTGGTGCTTGTAGTCAGACACCCTGGTGTAGCCCACGTAGATGGCGAAGGTGATGAGGAAGAACTGGATGGTGGGGCGCAGCAGCCGGGCCCACTTCCCCACCAGCCGGGCTTGCACGTagagctgggcagggaagggggaagaatcACCCAGCGCAGGAGGCACCAACTGGCCTGAAGACGGGGTGCTCAGGGCACCGGTCCACCCTGGGGGACAGGACCCACAGGGGCTTGCCGCCATCCCGCAGCACCGAGCGCCCAGAGCACAGCACTTACCGCCAGGAACATCATGCAGTACATCCCGAAGGAGGAGTGCCCAGAATAGAAGGACAGTCTGTGGGGCAAAAGGGATGGGTCAGGCCATGAGAGGGAGCCCCCAGTGCCCATGCAGTTCCCCACAAGCTCCCCACCCACTCTGtgggctctgccctgcagcaggagagcaccGATACCCGTCTGGGGCTGCCACCAGACCACAGGAGCCCAGCACCGCCAGGCCAGTGGAGCGGACATGTCCTGTGGCCCCATGGCTCACCTGGACTCTGTGATGTTCCTGCTCTCCCCCTGGCAGACGTTCTCCAGCTGCACGTAGATGGAGCAGTTCACCTTGGACCAGTCAGGATTGCAGACTGCCAGGAAGTTCGGCCGGAGACGGCCGATCATGTATTTGGCCAGGTCAGTCAGGGACTGGCTGATGGCCCCCCCAAAGAGGAAGGTCCCAACCACCTTGTAGAGGGCAGCCAGGTAGTTGTTGAACTCTGACTTGGAGTAGAGGCGCTCCGTGTAGACCAGGTACGCCTCCCCTGACGAGATCTACAGAGACCAAGGGGCAAGGGGTGAGGGTCTTGGGGCTACTgagcagctccccagcaccagggGTATGGGACACTCTGGCTCTCAGGTCTGCGGCAGAG contains:
- the PLPP2 gene encoding phospholipid phosphatase 2 is translated as MERRKVFVVLDVLCLAVASLPFVILTLVNSPYKRGFYCNDDSIRYPYKADTITHGLMAGVTITCTVVIISSGEAYLVYTERLYSKSEFNNYLAALYKVVGTFLFGGAISQSLTDLAKYMIGRLRPNFLAVCNPDWSKVNCSIYVQLENVCQGESRNITESRLSFYSGHSSFGMYCMMFLALYVQARLVGKWARLLRPTIQFFLITFAIYVGYTRVSDYKHHWSDVLAGLLQGALIAVLIVRYVSDFFKHRPPRQCDEKDPERKPSLPLTMSDPDRNHYSYRGAP